One stretch of Aigarchaeota archaeon DNA includes these proteins:
- a CDS encoding LSm family protein → MSGDISIKILSKSLGEKVLVKLRNGKLIRGLLQGYDQHLNLVLENAEEVLEQNNSTQIGTIVVRGDNIIMISTSPKE, encoded by the coding sequence ATGTCCGGTGACATATCGATAAAGATCCTCTCCAAAAGCTTGGGCGAAAAAGTCCTCGTAAAGCTCAGGAATGGTAAGCTGATCAGGGGTCTCCTTCAGGGCTACGACCAACATCTAAACCTAGTCTTGGAAAACGCCGAAGAAGTCCTGGAGCAGAATAATAGCACCCAGATCGGAACCATAGTTGTGAGAGGAGATAATATAATAATGATAAGCACTAGTCCTAAGGAATAG
- a CDS encoding 50S ribosomal protein L37e translates to MVKGTPSFGKRNKPVHIRCRRCGRRSFHVFKRRCAACGFGASKKLRSYKWLKPLKMKT, encoded by the coding sequence ATGGTGAAGGGCACACCTTCCTTCGGAAAGCGAAATAAACCGGTGCATATTCGCTGTAGGAGATGTGGACGCAGATCGTTTCATGTTTTTAAGAGACGGTGCGCCGCTTGTGGTTTTGGTGCTTCGAAGAAGCTGAGATCCTATAAATGGTTAAAGCCATTAAAAATGAAAACTTGA